A window of Emcibacter sp. SYSU 3D8 genomic DNA:
CGGCTGCTGAACGAGTGGGGCATCGCCGCCCTGGCGGTGGACAGTTTCAGCGGACGCAAGGTCAAGGAAACCATCTTCGACCAGGCGGCGGTTTCCGAGGCATCGATCATCGCCGACGCCTACACGGCGCTAGGCATTCTAAGCAAGGACCCAAGAATCGATTCGCAACGCATTGGCATCATGGGTTTTTCCAAGGGGGCCGGCCCCGCGCTCCTTGCCAGTCTCGAACGCTTCCGCGGCACGCTGGCGACAGAGGACAGCCGCTTTGCCCTGCATGTGGCGTTCTATCCATGGTGCGGCTTCTCGTTCCTCGAGGAAACCGCAACCGGCGCGCCGGTACTGATCCTGAGCGGCGGTCTCGACCGGGTCACGCCCGCCGCGCTGTGCGCAGATTTCGCCGGCCGGCTGAAACACGACAATCCGGGACTGAGCATCGACATGCAGGTCTATCCGGCGGGCGGGCACGCATTCGATTACCCGCATCCCTATTTCCGCCTTGTCGAAAAGCTGCCGGTGCGCGGCAATCTGCCGGTGCGCTGCTTTTTCACCGAGACCGAGCCCAACGTGTTCGTGGAGCACGCATCGAACCTGACGGTTACCGCCGCCTCGGTGCGCTACGCGTTCGGATTATGCAGCGGCCCGGATCCCGCTGCGCAGGCGATCTACGATCCGGACGGTACGCGGGACGCCCTCGCCCGTTTCGAGGCATTGGTGCGCACCACCCTCTTGGGTCCGCCGCCGCAACCGGCTACAGTCGGTGCGGCACGGTAACGTCCTGAGTAAAGAACCGGTACAGGCGGCCCACAACATGACTTCGCGTAAACGCAAGGAACAGCAGCAGAGCAAGGAAAAGTGGCTCTGGATCGTCCTGGCCATCGGTGTGATCGGCGGGATCGTCCTGATGAGCATGTCCGCCTAGGCTACTGTTCCAGCAGCATCTTTCCCAATCGGGCTTCGCGGTCGAAGGGCGAGCCTTCGCGATGATCTATGGCGGGACCGAGCCGCTTGATTCCCTCGCGGCCGAAGCGGTCGCGCAGGCTTTCCTCCAGCCAGTGACCGTCTTGGGCGCGGCGCGAGTCGATCAGACGGTTATCCTCACCCAGCCATGACCAGCGATTGTCCACCGCGTCCCGCAGCATCTCCAGGCCGGTGCCCGAGGATGCCGAGGCGAGGAGCACCGGCACGTCCCAGCCATCGCCCGCGCTGTTCAGGCTGAGGGCACCCTTCACATCGGCGCGCGCGCGGATTGCAGGCTGGCCCATATCGGCCTTGGTGACGACGATGATATGCGGCACCTCCATGATGCCGGCCTTCATGAATTGCAGGCTGTCGCCCGAGCCGGGCTGGATGCAGAACACCACCGTGTCGGCGACAGTCACCACATCCGTCTCCGACTGACCCACGCCCACGGTCTCGACCAGCACGATGTCATAAACCGCGCGCATCAGCACCATGGCGGCAAAGGTCAGCGACGCCAGGCCGCCCAGCCGGTCGCGGGCTGCCATGGAGCGGACGAACACGCCCTGGTCCTCGGCATCGGTGGCAAGCCGCGTGCGGTCGCCCAGCAGGGCGCCGCCGGTGCGCTTCGACGATGGATCGACGGCGATCACCCCCACGGACCTGCCTTCGCTGCGCCAAGCGCGGATCAGCGCGCCGGTGAGCGTTGACTTGCCCACGCCGGGCGGACCGGTCAGACCGATGACATGGGCCCTGGGCGCCGCCCACGCCCTGTCCAGCAGGGCAACGACATCCGGGGCGCCGGGGTCGCGCTCGATGGCGGCCAGCGCCGCCGCCATGGCCGGCTTGGTGCCGGCTGCAAGGGTCTGAAAATCGGGGACCCGCGCGGCCAATCCTCAGTCCTTGGCGGGTGCGTTGTTGAGCGTCGCCTGCGCCGCCGCCAGCCGGGCGATCGGGACGCGGTAGGGCGAGCACGAGACATAATCGAGGCCGACCTCCTCGCAGAACGCGATGGACGCCGGATCGCCGCCATGCTCGCCGCAAATGCCGAGTTTGATCTCGGGGCGAGTGGCGCGGCCCTTTTCGGCGGCCATGCGCACCAATTGACCGACACCGTCCCGGTCGAGGGTCACGAACGGATCCCGTTCGTAGATGCCGTTGCGCAGATAATCCTCGAGGAAGCTGGCCGAATCGTCACGGCTGAGGCCATAGGTCGTCTGCGTCAGGTCGTTGGTGCCGAAGCTGAAGAACGCCGCCGTCTGGGCAATCTGG
This region includes:
- a CDS encoding dienelactone hydrolase family protein; translation: MAWGTFFNIHIAAIPAKAGIQTWPIDGWKWSCRIALALLLVILLTACGASAPPDRQTIALDSRTLGFIDELAHPSDALPQRITGSLMMPSGTPAGVKVPAMVILHGGTGQGSQDWFYARLLNEWGIAALAVDSFSGRKVKETIFDQAAVSEASIIADAYTALGILSKDPRIDSQRIGIMGFSKGAGPALLASLERFRGTLATEDSRFALHVAFYPWCGFSFLEETATGAPVLILSGGLDRVTPAALCADFAGRLKHDNPGLSIDMQVYPAGGHAFDYPHPYFRLVEKLPVRGNLPVRCFFTETEPNVFVEHASNLTVTAASVRYAFGLCSGPDPAAQAIYDPDGTRDALARFEALVRTTLLGPPPQPATVGAAR
- a CDS encoding methylmalonyl Co-A mutase-associated GTPase MeaB encodes the protein MAAALAAIERDPGAPDVVALLDRAWAAPRAHVIGLTGPPGVGKSTLTGALIRAWRSEGRSVGVIAVDPSSKRTGGALLGDRTRLATDAEDQGVFVRSMAARDRLGGLASLTFAAMVLMRAVYDIVLVETVGVGQSETDVVTVADTVVFCIQPGSGDSLQFMKAGIMEVPHIIVVTKADMGQPAIRARADVKGALSLNSAGDGWDVPVLLASASSGTGLEMLRDAVDNRWSWLGEDNRLIDSRRAQDGHWLEESLRDRFGREGIKRLGPAIDHREGSPFDREARLGKMLLEQ